GCTGATCAGGTCGCCCACCTCGAGGGTCATCACGCGCGAGTGAAACGAGACGAGTTCTCGCGGCGAGAACAGCATGTTCCGGATCTCGTTCTCGGCTGCGACTCGATCGTCGACGACCGTCTGCACGGTCACCTCCTCGAGCGCCAGCGGCTCGTCGGGGACGGCGATCGCCGGTCCGACGACGAGGAAGCTGTCAAAACTCTTCGCCCGGGTCAGGAAGCGGGGGTTGCGCTGGAGGATGTCCTCGGCGGTCATGTCGATGACCGGCAGGTAGCCCGCGACGACGTCGTCGACGGACTCCTCCTCGAGGTCGCGACACTCACGGCCGATCACCACGCCGAGTTCCGCCTCGGCGGTGACCCGCTCGCTCTGCTCGAGCGGCGGGAGCCTGATCGGGCCGCCCGGCCCCGTGACGGCGGTCCCGGGCTTCATGAAGCTCGCCGGTTCGTCGGGCCGTTGCTCGTCGAGGTCGCCGGCGTGTTCGGCGTAGTTCAGGCCGATACCCCACAGCTTCCCGAACGACGCGAGTGGCGGACCGAACCGGACCGCGTCGGCGTCGATCCGGTCGGCCGTCGCCGTCTCGACGTCGGGGAGCGTCCCCGCCGCGGCTCTCGGGAGCGCCTCGCAGACGCTTCCCAGCGTGGGGTCTGCCGCCGAGAGCGGGACGAACCCCTCGTCGTCGCCGAGCAGCGGTCGGCCGGCTGCGGTGCGTGCGAGGTACTTCATTCGCGATCGGTCCAGAAGTCGAACGAACGTCCGGGCGCGAACACGTCGAGGCCGACGGCTCGCTCGTCGCCGGTGTTCTCCACCCGGTGGGCCTCCCAGGCGTCGAGCCAGACGGAATCGTACTGCTGCAGGGTGATCTCGTCGTCTTCGGTCACGACCGTCAGCTCGCCCTCGAGACAGATGCAGACCTGCTCGTTCTCGTGGTCGTGCATCGGCGAACTGTGCCCCGGCGGCTTCTCGAACCACTCGAAGGCGAACGCCTCGCTGCCGGCCATCGAGACGCGACGCCAGCCCTCCTCGGGCTCGTACGTCTCCGCCTCGTCGAATTCGACGGGCTTCATAGGTTCGACGCTCCCGAACCGCCGTCGATCGGAACCGCGACGCCGTTGACGTAGCCCGACAGCGGCGAGGAGAGGAACGCGACCGTGTTTCCGAGCTCCATCGGGTCGCCGATACGCTCGAGCGGCACGCCAGCACCCCAGTCGGCGAGCCCCTCCTCGTAGCCGTCGTAATCGCCGCGCTCGACTGCCTGTTCGACCAGTTCGCGGATGCGGGCGGTCTCGTGGGGACCCGGCAACACTGCGTTCGCACGGACGTCGGGCGCGAACTCCTTCGAGAGCGTCTTCTCGAGGCCGATGACGCTCATCCGAACGGCGTTCGAGAGCACGAGACTGTCGATGGCCTCCTTCACGCTGCGAGAGGTGATCGTGACGATCGTGCCGCCGTCGCCGTCACGCAGGTAGGGTTCGGCCTCCCGGGCGAGACGGACGACGCTCATCACCAGCAGGTCGTAGGCCTCGTACCAGTCCTCGTCGTCGGTCTCGAGGAACGGCCCCGACGGCGGCCCACCCGCGCTCGTCACGAGGTGGTCGAGGCCGCCGAACTCGTCGACGGTCGTCTCGACCAGCGCCACGATGTCGTCTTCGTCGGTGAGGTCGCCGGGCTGGGCGACGACCTCGCCGGTCGCCACCGTCTCGATCTCGGCTTTCGCCGCCGACAGTCGGTCCTCGTCACGGCCGTTGATGACGACGTTCGCCCCCTCGCGTGCAAGAGCTTTCGCAGACGCCTTTCCGAGCCCGCTCGAGGAGGCCGTTACGAGTGCCGCATTGCCGTCGATCTGTAAGTCCATGTTCGTGGGTAATCTTCTATGAACGTCTAAAAGTCTTGCCGTGGCGGTAGGGCGCGTCGCCCGCGTCGAACGGTCACCGCTCGCGAGCGCAGTGACGTTCGAACCACGTCGATGCATGCCAGAGTCATCTCAAAGTAGAATACAGATATTTTCTATTAGGATTTCCCGGCTAGTACCGTACCACCATAGTGACGCGACCTCGGCCTGGACACTGTCGTTGTCCATACCTGCGCATGGTGACTGCCAGGTAGATAATCGGCTCACTCGGTCGAAAAGGACGTCATTTGGCGGTGAGTTACAGAGCACGAGACACACCCAGATCGAGTGCTCGCTCGAGTTCGACCAGCTATCCGTGATCGAACCGGCCGTTAGTCCATCACTCGAGCCGTCGATTCGACCTCTATTTCAAACATCATATTCTCCTGTTTAACAGAGTTATATCAGTACAACAGACGTCGTCCCCCGATTGGCAGGGAGAATCGAAAATCGGACATGGAAACGTCCCCACCGTTTTGCAGCGAGGGGTCCCGCCGTTCACAGTAGTTGCCGATTCAATGTAGATGGCCGAGCGAAGTTGGTTGATCAACCGACGTGGATTACGATGCTGTGACAAGCGGGGCAAAATGGAAAGGGAGGGAGCGAAGAAACGCCGCTGCCGGCGGTGTTTCTGAGCGTTTCGACTCAGTCACGGCGTTCTGACCGATCAGCTCGGTCGGACCGAACCCCCTCTACCCGTAGTCAGTTACAACAACGATTTCCCTGCAGACACGCGCCGGGACCGGTGATTTCTCCGGGGAACACCGTCTGAGACGAGCACAGTTGCGAGAATCCACAGATTGTACATCGAAACTGTTCGGAAACGAAACGTGCCTAATCGTCTGCTGGATTAGGAGTTTTCCGTCCAGAAAATGAGGCGTCAGTCTGGACCGCGGCCTGCCACGCCATGATCAGCATCGAGAGGATCAACAGCGCGCCCCAAAGAAATGCAGTCAGGTGAAAAGCGGAAAACCCTCCACCGATGGCCAACCACGGCACGAGGGGGATCCCCCACTGCCCGAGGATAAAAGCCCACGTTACGACTCGTTCGAGCGTCCCAGTGAGCTGCAGTGCAGGAACCGCGAATCCGAGCACGACAGCGAGAATCGAGAGGACACCGAGGTGTGCATGCCCTCCGATCATCCACGTCGGTGTCCCTTGCAGTGTGGCGTTCAGATAGGTCTGATACATCCCGACGGACATCATCACTGCCAGTCCGAGGAATCCGGATACTTTGAGTGCCTTCGACATCGTTCACGACCGTTCCAGGGACGCTTCTGTTCGAGAAACGTACGCTTCAGCGACTTTGACAGCTGCATACGCGAGCCCCATCACGAATGCCCCCTGGAACGGATTGCTCACGAGCTCGGGGTTTGCCTGATCGAGAAACGCGAGGACGAGTAGAACGAGCCCCACGAATGCAAGCAGCCACGCTACTATCGCATACAGGTCTGTTAACCTCCAGTCCATACTGAATTACAGCGGCCGATTATACATAAGCATTCTGGTATTTTATACATCAGCGATTGAATGGAACTCACGTTTTGATTACGACACGAGCGATGAGCATCGCCTGTGTCGATCGTCAACCGGTGCGTTGCTGGCGCCGATATACTCTCTCCGGTGTGTCAAACGACGATCTCGACTGATGAACAGTCCAGTTGAGGGCCCCGACGGTTTCGGCGTCTTCAGAACGCAAAGCGTTCTGATGGGGCGCACGAGAGCAACTCTCGTGGCCGTCGGCCGGTCTGAGACGGCTCGTTGTACCGTGTTACTGGTGAGCGCTGCACCGTTCGAGCGATCACCAGTGCCCCACCAAAACAGACCGTATCAGTCGCCGCGTTTCCACGCGTCGACGACCGCCAGGAGGAGGTCGGAATCGATCACGCCCGCTCGCCAATCGCTGATCGCCTCGCGGAGCCCGTTCGTCTCGACGACGCCGGTTTCCTCGTCACGATAGTCGTCCACACTCGGTTCGGCTGACGGTTCGTCGCCAAACGCGCCGACCGTGGTGAACTCGGTAACGGTCCCCATCACGACCTGCCGATCGGTGTCGACGGTCGAACCCTCGACCTCGGACCAGCTCCCGTCGTCGTCTTTCCACAGCGAGAGTGTCTCCTCGTCGATGTCGCCGATCTCGACTGCACCGTAGTGGAGCTCGAGCTCGAGCCAGCCGTTCTCGTCGCTGACGTTCTCGAGTGCGACGTATTGGCCGAGACTCACTGTCTCACCGGGTGCATCGGCGGGTGATGATACGGGGACGATCTCGACGTTCTCTCCCTCGAAGGAAGCGGTCACGTCGTCCATCTCGAGCGCGTCGAACGCGACGTGGGCCTCCGACTCGAGTTCGGCGTCGGCCACGGAGTCGAGTCCGTGATCGGCCATCGATTCGGGTTCGACGTCGCCCATCGACTCGAGTCTGACGGCAACCGACGTGACGTTGGTGACAGACGAGTCGTCGACCGTTCCGTTCGACCCGACAGTCCAGATCCCAACGTCGCTGCCGTCGACGGCGGCGTTCGAGAGCGCGAACTCCCCGACGCCTTCAGCGGCGATTCCGATCTCGCTTCGGGGGACGTCCACGTTCGACAGCGTCGCGCCGTCGACCATCTGGAGTCCAACGCCTACGCTTTCCTCCGCATCCCCGACGGCGACGACCTCCTCGAGCGTCAGGTCGGTCGAGACGACGGCGAAGAATCCCGCGTCGTCTCCGATGGCGGTGGTGTTCGTCACCTCCACGCCGTGGGTGTCGACCGCGGCGAACCCAATTTCCGATCCGTCTGCGACGACGTCGTCGAAGGCGACGTCGGTGACGCCTTCGAGGCGGATTCCCGCGGCGTCGTTGCCGACCGCAGAAACGCCGTCGAAGGTGTTTCCAGCGCCGACACCGGATTCGGGAGGCTCGTCTGGGACGACCCCATCGTGTGAGACGATCTCGAGGCCGATTTCGTTCTGGAGGGCGGCCACGCCGGTGAACGCGTTCTGTGTCGAGTCCTCGAGTGAGATCCCAACGTCGTACCGGATTGCAATCACGTCGGACACGGTGAGTTCGTCGGCACCGAGGAGGTCGATACCGACGCTGCCCCCGGCGGGCGATACGTCCGGATCTGTCGTTCCGTCGGCGGAGACGAACTCGATCCCGCCGCCGGATACGTTCTCGAAGACGACGCCGCGTTCCCAGCCGGCGACCGAGACGGTTCGGACGGTGACGTTCTCGATACCGGCGTCGTCCCCGTTTGCGTGAATCGCAACTCCCCCGCTCGTCGCTCCCTCGTTGGTAATCGCGTTCTCACCGCCGTCGAGCACCACGTCGCTCACGGTGATCTCAATACAGGAGCCCTCACCGTCGGTCGTGAGGTTCTCCTCGAGTTCGTAGACGCCAGGTCCGTCGATCACTCGACAGTCTGAGACCGTGCTGGGATCGAGCACCTCGAACGACTCGATCCTGGTCGCCTCCTCGGCGTTGTCGGCAACGGCGGTCACGGTCGCCGCATAGGAGTCGGGTACGTCGATCGTGCCGACGTCGAAGGCCACGGTCGTGTTCGAACCCGCCCCGAGCGAACCGGCGTCGGCCGTCTCATCGAACACCGTACCCGTTGTGTCGCCGACGAGTTCGAGGCTGACCGCGAGGTCATCCGTGTCGACGCCAGCGGTCTCCTCGACCGGAATTTCGACGGTGCCGTAGTCGTCGTCCGCCTCACCATTGGGGAACTGGTCGGCGAAGTCGCCGATTTCGATTGCTGCATTCGACGGCGTAGCGAACGCCCCGAACGTCGAAAATTCCGTCACGTTCGCCGTCACCACCCCTCTCTCTGGGTCGACGCTCGAGTCTGCGATTGGCTCCCACTCGCCCTCATCCGCGTCGAACGTCCACAGCGAGAGCGTCTCGAAGTCGACGCCCTCCAGATCACCTGCCACGTAGCCGAGCTCGAGGTGCAACAGTTCACCCCTCTCGTCGCTCGTCGGTTCGGCCTCGAAATAGCGATCGATGGAGGTCTTGTTTTCTGGGGGCGTGGGGTCGGGTAGCGCTCCAGGATCGACGGGGTCGACGCGAACGTTGTGAGCTTCGAACGAGAGCGTCGTGTTCGCCGCCGTGGACGCGCCGATGTCGAGTCCCTCGGCGGAGGTCCGCTCTGAATCGTTTTCGACGACCAGCGCAGCCTCGTCGGTGTCGTGAATCGTCGTGTCGTCGAGGTCGGTATCGGTCGACCTGAACTGCGTCCCCATCGAAGTCTCGAAATCGGACACCAGCACGCCCACGCCGCCGCCGGTCACGACGTTCGAGGCCAGCGTCGTGTTGATTGCACCCTGGAGGTGGATGCCTGCATTCTCGTTACCGAGGAGCGTATTCTCCGAGAGAGTGGTATCGGTGGATTCGCGTCCCAAAATGATACCTTCGTTCTCGTTGGCCTGAATGGTGTTTCCGGTGACAGTGGTGTTCGCGGCTCCCGTGCGAATGCCGATACCGTCGTAGTTCGATTCGATAGTGTTGTTCTCCACGACGGTGTTTTCCGAAGAGCTTCGGACGTGAATTCCGAACTCGCCGTTTTCCGCGACGTAGTTGTCGCTCACGACCGCGTCGTCGCCTCCCACGTCGATGCCGATTCCAGAGCTGTTGATAGCGGTGTTGTTTACCACCGTGTTGGGCTCGTCGACCCGAATACCCCAGTCCGCGTGGTCTCTGGCGGTGTTGTGCTCGAGCGTGTTGCCCTCCCCGTCCCTGACGTAGATGCCACGCTCGTCCGTCGCCAAGCCCTGTTCGAGGTTTCCGACTGCAACGTTGTCACGGACGTCGTTGTGGTCGGAGCCCTCGTCGAAGTATAAGTCATTGCCCCGGGTGCGGAACTCGCCTTCAAATGCGTTCTCGGACGCCTGGTTCCCGTATACGTCGTTGTTCGAGGAGTCCTCGAATAAGAAGCCGTACTCTCCGTTCGCAACAGCCGTACTGTTCGTGACTGCACTGTCTTCGACACCGTCGAACGCTACGCCCGTATACCACCCCTCCACGGTGACGTTCGTGACGGTGACTCCCTCGACACCGGTGACCAGCACGCCAGAACCTGAGTCGTCACCCGAAACCGTGTGGTTGTTCCCGTCGAAGTGCACGTCGTCTGCGGTTATCTCGATACACGTCTCGGTGGCATTGATATCGGTGGTCAGTTCGTACTCACCGGGTTCGTCGATGACGGTACACTCGGTGATCTGCCCGTCGTCGACCTCCTCGATGGTCAACGTCCCGGTCTGGTTACTGTCGTCGCTGAAGATCCCGTGTTCGTACGTTCCAACGTCCAGGTCCTCAGATTCGATGTCGGCGAACTCGACAGATTCGGTTTCGTTGCCACCGAGTTCGACCGTCTGAGTGGCGGCTGTGGTGTGGTCGATGCGGAGTTCAACGACCTGTTCGTCGACTGCGCCTCCGGTGTTGGTAACGACCGCCGAGACGTCGACCGTTTCACCCTGCTCGACTGTCGCGTTATCGGGCTCGAGTTCGCTCACCTTGAAGAACGCGTCTTCCTCGAGCGGTGCGAGGAACGTCACCGCGTTCGCGAGGATACGGTCGCGATTGCTGGTCTCTTCCATGTAGAGGCCGTCAGTGATCGAGAGCAACACCTCGTGGCCGTCGTCGGTCACTCCCACTGCTGGCCCGTCGGTCTCCTCGCTCCCCTCACCAATCTCACCGAGTACGTCGCCGTCGTCGAATCCGTCGAACCACGTTCGGAATACTCCCTCTTCACTGAAGAGATCGATTGTCTCTCCGGCTTCACCAACGCCCTCGAACAGCGGGTGGTCCGTTGTGATCGTCAACTGGGCGTCGTCACCCCCGGCGTCGGAGACGGAGTCTGGGTCGTCGAACACCGCTGTACGCGTACTGATCGCACCGTCAAAATCAGCGTCCTCGAACGAGACCAGGCCCGTCTCCTCGTCGAGTTCGGCGTACAGCGCTTCCACCGCGTCGCTGTCCGGGTCCTGGCCGTAGTCGGCGACAACGATCACGTCGTAGTCGTCTGCCGCCGTAGAAGCGCTCGAGCCGAGGACCGCTTCGGGTAGAACGACGTCCAGCTGATACTCACCCGCGACGCCCGCGTCCTCGAGTCCGGGCTCGAGCGCGAACGCGATGACGTCTTCGGCGAACCACTCGTTGCTCGAGACGACGGCCACGTCCTTCGCCGCGTCCTTCTCGATCGTCACGAAATCCGTCGCCGCGTCGAACTCGCTTCTGACTTCGACGGTGACGTCCTGGCCGAAGTCGTCGTCGCCAGTGGGCCACTCGAGGGTGACGCTGCCGGTGTCACCGGGTGCGACCGAGACGTTCTGGCTGTCCGCGAGGGTGTCCGCCACGAAGTCACCGCTCTCATCGTAGAACAGTTCGACCGGCTCGTCGGCGGCGTCGTTGCCGAGGTTCTCGATCACGACCGCGACCGTCAGCGTCTCGCCGACGGTCACGGGTTCGTTCGTGTCCGTGATCTCGACGGTGTAGTACGGCTCGTCGAACTCGAACAGCCCGACCGTCAGGGGACTGAAGCCGATCTCGTCGTCGACATCGGCAGTGACGACACCTCGATCGGCGTCGACCTCGGCGTCAGGAACGAACTCCCACTCACCGCCGCCGTCGACCCAGAGTGTGAGCGCGTCGGCGTCGCCCTCGAGTGGATTGCCCGATTGGGAACCGAGCGCAAACGTTCGCGCTAAATTCGCCATCACCAGCTCTCCGCGATTCCGGGAGGGACGCTCATCAGCGCTGGCAACAGGGTGCGGGCCCCTGCCGAGGAGATTCGCCTCGAGGCTTATACGGCCGGCTCGCCGGATCGCCAGGCGTCGATGACGTCCCAGAGCAGGTCGGTGTCGATCTCCCCGCCCCGCCAGTCGTCGATCGCTCGGCGCAGTCCGTCGGTGTCGACGACGCCGTCGTCGTCCACGTAGTCGGCGAGGGTCGGTTCCGAGCCGACCGGCTCGCCGCTTCGCCAGGCGTCGATGACGTCGCGAAGCAGGTCGGTGTCGATCACCCCACCCCGCCAGTCGTCGATCGCCGCCCGCAGTCCGTCGGTGTCGACGACGCCGTCGTCGTTCACGTAGTCGGCGAGGTCCTGCTCGTCCTCGAGGACGACGAACGGCACCGTTCGCGTTTCCGCTTCGGCGTTGTCGGCGTCGGCAGTCACCGTCGCCGTGTACGTGTCGGGTGCGTCGATCACGCCCACGTCGAAGCCGAAGCCCTCGCCGTCGCCCTCGAGTTCGCGGTCGTCGACCGTCTCGTCGAAGACGACGCCCTCGTCGTCGCCGGCAATCTCGAGGGCGACCTCGAGTCCCTCGGTCTCGACGCCTGCGAGTTCCTCGACCGGAATCACGACGGTGCCGTAGTCGTGACCGGCCGTCGCGTCGGGGAACTCGGCTGCAAAGTCGCCCACCTCGAGGACGGCTTCTCCGGGGACGCCCGCCGCGAACAGGCCGACTGTCACGTCCTCGACGAGAGTGGCGGTGACGACCCGGCGGTCGGTGTCGACGGTGGACTCCTCGATTTCGTGCCACGCCTCGCCGTCGTGGGCCCACAACGAGAGCGTCTCCTCGTCGAGGCTCCCGAGCTCCGCTTCGGTGTAGTGGACCTCGAGGTCGAGCCAGCCGTCGGCTTCCAGCGGCTCGACGGCGACGTATCGGTCGAGGCTCACCACCCCATCCGGGCCGTCGGCCGGAGCCGTCGTCGGGAGGAAGGTGACTTCCTCACCCTCGGCGGAGACGACGTCGCCGTCTATCACCACGTCCTCGAACCGGACGTCGGCCTCGTCGTTGAACACGACTGCAGCGTATGTCACGTCGGTCAGGGTCGCGTTCTCGACCGCCCCATCAGACCGGTAGACGTTGAACCCCAGCGATCCACCGGTCATCGTGGCGTCCTCGAGGTGAAGGCCCGTCACGTCGACCAGGTGGATTCCGGTCAACCCCCCGTATACGTCGGCGTCAGAGACCGTGACGTCCTCGACCAGCTCGAGGGTGAGGCCGTTTCCGAACTCGTCGGTGGCCTCGGCGGAGACGTCCTCGAGGGTCGCGTCGCTGACGCCGCCGACGTAGAGCCCGGACGAGCCGACCGCGTCGGTGGCAGTCACCTCGAGGGCCTCGCCGTGGACGACCATGATGCCGTTGGACTCGCCGATCGCGACGGTTCGATTCATCGTCGTCCCCGTCGCTTCGTGGAGGTAGATGCCCTGACCGGCGCTGTCGGCCGCGGTCACCTCCTCGAAGGTGTTTCCGACGCCGGTGGTCCCCTCGGGATCTCGCTCACCGGGGAACTCGAGGCCGCCAGAGACGCCGATCTGCGTCCCCACGGTGACGAGATCGAAGACGTCGGTGTCGTTCGCCTCGATCATCGAGAGGCCCATCCTGACGTCGGTCACGTCGACCGCCGACACCTCGAGTCCCTCGGTCCCGCGCAGTTCGATCCCGACGGTTCCGAGTGTCGGGTCGCCATCGGCGTCGGGGGTGCCGTAGACGTCGACGAACTCGAGGCCGCCGCCGGTGACGTTCTCGAAGGCGACACCGGTCTCCCAGCCGTCGACGGTCAACTCGCGGACGGTGACGTTCTCGAGTCCCTCCGCGCCGCCGTCGACGGCGATGGCCGTCCGGTCGCCCGAGGCCGTCTCGTGGCTCAGCACGTGGTGGCCGCCCTCGAGGACGACGTCGCTCGCGGTGACCTCGAGACACCTCCCCTCATCGTCGGTCGTGAGGTTCCCCGCGAGTTCGTAGACGCCGGGGTCGTCGATCACCCGGCAGTCGGTGATCCCGTCTGGATCGACCAGTTCGAACGGCTCGCTCCGGATCGTCGGCTCGGCGTTCATCGCGTCGGCCGTCACTGTCGCCGTGTAGGTGTCCGCCTCGAGGATCGGCCCGACCTCGAACTCGACGGTTGCCTCCTCGCCGGTCAGTTCGAGCGTGTCGTTCGTCTCGACGAACGCCTCGCCCGTTTCGTCGCCGACGATCTCGAGGGTGACCTCGAGCCCCTCGGTCTCGACGCCTGCGAGTTCCTCGACCGGAATCTCGACGGGGGCGTAGTCGTGGCCGGCCGTCGCGTCGGGGAACTCGGCGGCGAAGTCGCCCACCTCGAGGACGGCCTCGTCCGGAGCGGTCGCCTCGACGGTCAGCGTCCCGGTCTGGTTTGCATCCTCGCTGAAGACGCCGAACTCGTAGGTGCCCGGCTCGAGTCCGGCTGGTTCGATCTCTGTGAACGCGACCGATTTGGTTTCACCACTCCCGAGCGAGACGGACTCGGTGGCGACGACGTCGCCGTCGACGCGGAGTTCGACCGGTTGCTCGCCAGCTTCCTCACCGATGTTGGTGACGGTCGCCGAGACGTCGAACGACTCGCCCGATTCGACCGTCAGGGCGTCGGGCTCGAGGTCGCTCACGTCGAAAACGGCCGGCTCTGGTGGTTCCTCGACGGTCAGCGTCCCGGTCTGGCTACTGTCGTCGCTGAAGACGCCGAACTCGTAGGAACCGGGCTCGAGGTCGGCCGTCGTCACGTCCGCGAACTCGACGAATTCGGTTTCGTCGCCGGCGAGTTCGACCGTCTGGGTGGCGACCGCACTGCCGTCGATGCGGAGTTCGACGACCTGTTCGTCGAGTTCCTCGCCGACGTTCGTGACGGACGCCGAGACGTCGAGCGTCTCACCCTGTGCGACCGTCGGGGCGTCGGGCTCGAGGTCACTCACCTCGAACTGGGCCGGTTCTGGTGGCTCCTCGACCGTGAACGTCACCGATCGGGTGGTTTCGTTCACGGTCTCTGCGTCGGCGGTCACCGTCGCGGTGTACTCGTCGGTGGCGTTCAGCTGACCGACCGCGAAGGTGAACTCGTTGTGGGCACCCCAGATTGTTTCGTCGTCGATCGTCTCTTCGAACACCACGCCTTCGGTGACACCGGCCACCTCGAGTGTGATCTCGAACCCGTCAATGACCTGGTCCATCGTTTCGTCGACGGTAATCGTGACGGTGGCGTAGTCGTGGCCGGGTTCGCCGTCGGGGAACTGGTCGGCGAAGTCCTCGATCTCGAGGATCGTCTCGTAGACGGTCACCTCGGTCGTGGCGGCGTCGTCTGCGGTCTCGACGGTCACCTCGGCGGTGTCGCCGTCGTTCCATTCCGTCTCCCACTCGAGGACGACCGACTCGTTCGACTCCCCACCCTCGAGGGTGACGTCCGTCGCGTCCCGTTCGGTTCCCTCGAAGTCGAGCAGCCCCACGGTCTGGGTGCCCGGCTGGTCCCCCGCGTTGGTCACGTTCGCCGTGACGGTCAGGACCGCACCCGGGTCCACCGGCTCGTTCGTCTCCTCGATCGAGACGAGGAACTCCGCCGGCGCCTCGACCGTCAGGGTACCCGTCAGTTCGTCGTCGCCGGCCGCGTCGGCGACCGACACCGCGTACTCCTCGGCCTCGAGGTCGCCCGTGACGTTCTCGAAGCCGACCGTCTCGGTCTCGTCGG
This portion of the Natronobeatus ordinarius genome encodes:
- a CDS encoding SDR family oxidoreductase encodes the protein MDLQIDGNAALVTASSSGLGKASAKALAREGANVVINGRDEDRLSAAKAEIETVATGEVVAQPGDLTDEDDIVALVETTVDEFGGLDHLVTSAGGPPSGPFLETDDEDWYEAYDLLVMSVVRLAREAEPYLRDGDGGTIVTITSRSVKEAIDSLVLSNAVRMSVIGLEKTLSKEFAPDVRANAVLPGPHETARIRELVEQAVERGDYDGYEEGLADWGAGVPLERIGDPMELGNTVAFLSSPLSGYVNGVAVPIDGGSGASNL
- a CDS encoding right-handed parallel beta-helix repeat-containing protein is translated as MANLARTFALGSQSGNPLEGDADALTLWVDGGGEWEFVPDAEVDADRGVVTADVDDEIGFSPLTVGLFEFDEPYYTVEITDTNEPVTVGETLTVAVVIENLGNDAADEPVELFYDESGDFVADTLADSQNVSVAPGDTGSVTLEWPTGDDDFGQDVTVEVRSEFDAATDFVTIEKDAAKDVAVVSSNEWFAEDVIAFALEPGLEDAGVAGEYQLDVVLPEAVLGSSASTAADDYDVIVVADYGQDPDSDAVEALYAELDEETGLVSFEDADFDGAISTRTAVFDDPDSVSDAGGDDAQLTITTDHPLFEGVGEAGETIDLFSEEGVFRTWFDGFDDGDVLGEIGEGSEETDGPAVGVTDDGHEVLLSITDGLYMEETSNRDRILANAVTFLAPLEEDAFFKVSELEPDNATVEQGETVDVSAVVTNTGGAVDEQVVELRIDHTTAATQTVELGGNETESVEFADIESEDLDVGTYEHGIFSDDSNQTGTLTIEEVDDGQITECTVIDEPGEYELTTDINATETCIEITADDVHFDGNNHTVSGDDSGSGVLVTGVEGVTVTNVTVEGWYTGVAFDGVEDSAVTNSTAVANGEYGFLFEDSSNNDVYGNQASENAFEGEFRTRGNDLYFDEGSDHNDVRDNVAVGNLEQGLATDERGIYVRDGEGNTLEHNTARDHADWGIRVDEPNTVVNNTAINSSGIGIDVGGDDAVVSDNYVAENGEFGIHVRSSSENTVVENNTIESNYDGIGIRTGAANTTVTGNTIQANENEGIILGRESTDTTLSENTLLGNENAGIHLQGAINTTLASNVVTGGGVGVLVSDFETSMGTQFRSTDTDLDDTTIHDTDEAALVVENDSERTSAEGLDIGASTAANTTLSFEAHNVRVDPVDPGALPDPTPPENKTSIDRYFEAEPTSDERGELLHLELGYVAGDLEGVDFETLSLWTFDADEGEWEPIADSSVDPERGVVTANVTEFSTFGAFATPSNAAIEIGDFADQFPNGEADDDYGTVEIPVEETAGVDTDDLAVSLELVGDTTGTVFDETADAGSLGAGSNTTVAFDVGTIDVPDSYAATVTAVADNAEEATRIESFEVLDPSTVSDCRVIDGPGVYELEENLTTDGEGSCIEITVSDVVLDGGENAITNEGATSGGVAIHANGDDAGIENVTVRTVSVAGWERGVVFENVSGGGIEFVSADGTTDPDVSPAGGSVGIDLLGADELTVSDVIAIRYDVGISLEDSTQNAFTGVAALQNEIGLEIVSHDGVVPDEPPESGVGAGNTFDGVSAVGNDAAGIRLEGVTDVAFDDVVADGSEIGFAAVDTHGVEVTNTTAIGDDAGFFAVVSTDLTLEEVVAVGDAEESVGVGLQMVDGATLSNVDVPRSEIGIAAEGVGEFALSNAAVDGSDVGIWTVGSNGTVDDSSVTNVTSVAVRLESMGDVEPESMADHGLDSVADAELESEAHVAFDALEMDDVTASFEGENVEIVPVSSPADAPGETVSLGQYVALENVSDENGWLELELHYGAVEIGDIDEETLSLWKDDDGSWSEVEGSTVDTDRQVVMGTVTEFTTVGAFGDEPSAEPSVDDYRDEETGVVETNGLREAISDWRAGVIDSDLLLAVVDAWKRGD
- a CDS encoding fumarylacetoacetate hydrolase family protein, whose amino-acid sequence is MKYLARTAAGRPLLGDDEGFVPLSAADPTLGSVCEALPRAAAGTLPDVETATADRIDADAVRFGPPLASFGKLWGIGLNYAEHAGDLDEQRPDEPASFMKPGTAVTGPGGPIRLPPLEQSERVTAEAELGVVIGRECRDLEEESVDDVVAGYLPVIDMTAEDILQRNPRFLTRAKSFDSFLVVGPAIAVPDEPLALEEVTVQTVVDDRVAAENEIRNMLFSPRELVSFHSRVMTLEVGDLISTGTPGAEPIEPGDHVSAAVETIGTVDAPVMRCSTR
- a CDS encoding cupin domain-containing protein encodes the protein MKPVEFDEAETYEPEEGWRRVSMAGSEAFAFEWFEKPPGHSSPMHDHENEQVCICLEGELTVVTEDDEITLQQYDSVWLDAWEAHRVENTGDERAVGLDVFAPGRSFDFWTDRE